One Mycolicibacterium sp. ND9-15 genomic window, GAAACCGGGAAGCAGGCGGCGCTGGCCGAGGAGGCGTCCGCGAAATCGGCCACCGAAGCGAAGACCGCCGCCGAGCAGGCCGCTGCCGTGCGCGCCGACCTGCAGTCCAAGCAGAGTCGACTGCAGGTCCAGATCGCCGTGGTCAAGTCGCAGTACGAGGCCCTGACGCCGCACCAGCGCGAGGCGCTCGCCGCGTTGCCGCCAGCGCCTCCGGTAGCCGCGCCGGCGCCGTTGCCACCCGGCGGGGATCCCGCGATCATCGCCGCGCCGCCGGCGCCGGGGGCCATCCCGCCAGGGGACATGGCGCCACCGGTGGGCGGACACTCCGGCACCGTAATCCAGGCCGCGCTGAGCCGCATCGGCTCGCCGTACTCGTGGGGCGGTTCCGGGCCGAGCGCATTCGACTGCTCTGGGCTGGTGATGTGGTCGTTCCAGCAGGCCGGCATCTCGCTGCCGCACTCCAGCCAGGCACTGGCAAGAGGGGGTCAGGCGGTGTCGAGGGACCAGATGCAGCCGGGTGACCTGGTGACGTACTACTCCGATGCGTCGCACGTCGGCATTTACATCGGTGACGGAATGATGGTGCACGCCTCGACCTACGGCACGCCGGTGCGAGTCGCTCCGGTGGACAATGCGCCCATCTA contains:
- the ripC gene encoding peptidoglycan hydrolase RipC — translated: MRLDRTRWTPRGFLRPLVSAIVGITFFAGLFAVSVQADPADDALAKLNELSRQAEQTTEAMHSAQLDLDNKLAIQRSAEAKHAADLAAANKARDQLATFQAAVNKVAAAQYMGGRTDGLDAILTANSPQGLIDQLSVQRVMAAEMSAQMKKYRETGKQAALAEEASAKSATEAKTAAEQAAAVRADLQSKQSRLQVQIAVVKSQYEALTPHQREALAALPPAPPVAAPAPLPPGGDPAIIAAPPAPGAIPPGDMAPPVGGHSGTVIQAALSRIGSPYSWGGSGPSAFDCSGLVMWSFQQAGISLPHSSQALARGGQAVSRDQMQPGDLVTYYSDASHVGIYIGDGMMVHASTYGTPVRVAPVDNAPIYNVRRY